A portion of the Gossypium arboreum isolate Shixiya-1 chromosome 8, ASM2569848v2, whole genome shotgun sequence genome contains these proteins:
- the LOC108467668 gene encoding 40S ribosomal protein S13-like, which yields MGRMHSRGKGISASALPYKRTPPSWLKISSQDVEENICKFAKKGLTPSQIGVILRDSHGIAQVKSVTGSKILRILKAHGLAPEIPEDLYHLIKKAVAIRKHLERNRKDKDSKFRLILVESRIHRLARYYKKTKKLPPVWKYESTTASTLVA from the exons ATGGGTCGTATGCATAGCCGAGG TAAGGGTATTTCCGCATCTGCTCTTCCGTACAAAAGAACTCCACCTAGTTGGCTCAAGATCTCCTCTCAAGAT GTGGAGGAGAACATTTGCAAGTTTGCGAAGAAGGGTTTGACCCCATCTCAAATTGGTGTCATTCTCCGTGATTCACATGGGATTGCTCAGGTGAAGAGTGTTACGGGCAGCAAGATTTTGCGGATACTGAAAGCCCATG GTCTCGCTCCTGAAATTCCCGAAGATTTGTACCACCTGATTAAGAAAGCTGTTGCCATCAGAAAGCATCTTGAGAGGAACCGCAAAGACAAGGATTCCAAGTTCCGGTTGATCCTGGTTGAGAGCAGAATCCATCGCCTTGCCCGCTATTATAAGAAGACAAAGAAGCTTCCACCCGTCTGGAAATA CGAGTCGACTACTGCCAGCACACTTGTGGCCTAA
- the LOC108467425 gene encoding somatic embryogenesis receptor kinase 5, with amino-acid sequence MSLFLLCLLSLLPLSLSSPTELDLLLQIKASLDPDNRFLSSWTPYSDHCSTGSFDGVACNGQGRVVNISLQGKGLSGQIPPALGGLKSLTGLYLHFNALSGEIPKEIVSLSQLTDLYLNVNNLSGEIPPYIGNLTDLQVLQLCYNRLTGGLPTQLGSLHKLTVLALQDNRLTGAIPASLGDLGMLTRLDLSFNNLFGSVPVKLANAPMLKVLDIRNNTLSGNVPPVLKRLHAGFQYENNLGLCGVGFPNLKDCADSSKIYRSRPEPFKPNGLNQKNIPESADLPTECSKANCSSPSGSTKIGVVSGIVGVALVLTVAALFTFAWYRRRKQKIGSAFDSSDSRLSTDQVKEVNRRSASPLISLEYSNGWDPLDKGRSGNGFSQEVFESFMFNLEEVERATQCFSETNLLGKSNFSAIYKGSLRDSSAVVVKCIAKTSCKSDESEFLQGLKILTSLKHENLVRLRGFCCSKGRGECFLIYDYVPNGNLLQYLDVKQGNGKVLEWSTRISIIYGIAKGIRYLHESRGSKQALVHQNLSAEKVLIDNRSNPLLLDSGLHKLVADDIVFSTLKASAAMGYLAPEYTTTGRFTEKSDVYAFGMILFQILSGKRKITQQIRHAAETSKVEDLIDMNLEGKYSDSEATRLGRIALLCIHESPYHRPSIDNVIQELSALMSSC; translated from the exons ATGTCCCTCTTTCTTCTCTGCCTCCTCTCTCTCCTCCCCCTCTCTCTCTCTTCACCAACTGAACTTGACCTTCTCCTCCAAATCAAAGCCTCCTTGGACCCTGACAACCGCTTCTTGTCTTCCTGGACGCCTTACTCCGACCACTGTAGCACCGGTTCATTCGATGGGGTCGCATGCAACGGACAAGGCCGCGTTGTCAACATTTCGTTGCAAGGGAAAGGTCTCTCCGGTCAGATACCGCCGGCTCTTGGTGGACTCAAGAGCTTGACCGGTTTGTACCTGCATTTCAACGCGTTGAGTGGGGAGATACCCAAGGAGATCGTTTCTCTGAGTCAACTCACCGATTTGTATCTCAATGTCAATAACTTGTCCGGAGAGATTCCTCCTTATATTGGCAACTTGACTGATCTTCAAG TTCTTCAGCTGTGTTACAATAGGTTGACTGGGGGTTTACCAACGCAGTTAGGATCTCTACATAAGCTTACTGTTCTTGCTTTGCAAGATAATCGACTCACTGGTGCAATCCCTGCAAGTTTGGGGGATTTGGGGATGTTAACGAGGCTGGACTTGAGCTTTAATAACCTTTTCGGTTCGGTACCAGTGAAGTTAGCCAATGCTCCAATGCTCAAAGTGTTGGACATCCGCAACAACACCTTATCTGGCAATGTCCCACCAG ttTTGAAGAGGCTGCATGCTGGGTTCCAATATGAAAACAATCTTGGTTTGTGTGGTGTTGGGTTTCCTAACTTGAAAGATTGTGCGGATTCGAGTAAGATATATAGAAGCAGACCTGAACCATTCAAACCCAATGGCCTTAACCAAAAGAATATCCCGGAGTCTGCTGATTTACCAACTGAATGCAGCAAAGCTAACTGCTCGAGTCCATCCGGTAGTACAAAAATCGGTGTGGTCTCCGGCATTGTTGGCGTTGCTCTTGTGTTGACAGTTGCAGCACTTTTTACTTTCGCATGGTACCGTAGGAGAAAACAGAAAATCGGGAGTGCTTTCGATAGTTCAGATAGTCGGCTTAGCACGGACCAGGTCAAGGAGGTTAACAGGAGAAGTGCCTCGCCCCTAATTAGTTTAGAGTATTCTAATGGTTGGGATCCTTTAGACAAAGGTAGGAGTGGGAATGGGTTTTCCCAGGAAGTTTTTGAGAGCTTTATGTTCAATTTAGAGGAAGTAGAGCGTGCGACTCAGTGTTTCTCGGAAACAAATTTGTTGGGGAAGAGTAATTTCTCAGCCATCTATAAGGGCTCCTTAAGAGATAGTTCTGCTGTTGTAGTAAAATGCATTGCCAAGACAAGCTGCAAGTCCGATGAATCTGAGTTTCTGCAAGGTCTCAAGATATTGACTTCATTGAAACACGAAAATCTAGTGAGGTTGAGAGGCTTTTGTTGTTCAAAGGGCAGGGGTGAGTGTTTTCTCATCTATGATTATGTCCCAAATGGAAATCTGTTGCAGTATCTTGATGTAAAGCAGGGAAATGGAAAGGTTCTTGAATGGTCCACCAGGATTTCCATCATATATGGCATTGCCAAAG GTATTCGGTATTTACATGAAAGCAGAGGAAGCAAACAGGCTCTCGTTCACCAGAATTTATCTGCAGAGAAAGTGCTTATAGACAACCGATCCAATCCCTTGCTCTTGGATTCCGGCCTGCACAAACTCGTTGCAGACGATATTGTCTTCTCTACGCTCAAGGCTAGTGCTGCAATGGGATACCTCGCTCCGGAATACACTACAACTGGCCGTTTCACCGAAAAAAGCGATGTGTATGCatttggtatgattttatttCAGATACTAAGTGGAAAGCGAAAAATCACCCAACAGATCCGCCACGCTGCCGAGACGTCAAAAGTTGAAGATCTTATCGACATGAATCTTGAAGGAAAGTACTCAGATTCTGAAGCCACTAGACTTGGTAGAATTGCACTTCTTTGCATCCATGAATCTCCTTACCACAGGCCATCCATTGACAATGTGATACAAGAATTGAGTGCATTAATGAGCAGCTGTTGA